The Theobroma cacao cultivar B97-61/B2 chromosome 1, Criollo_cocoa_genome_V2, whole genome shotgun sequence genome contains the following window.
GTGGTTATACAATGCGGTTAGGTGCTTGTACAACATAAAGAGTTGAGCTCTGAGGAGTATATAAAGGTTATTGCTTTCATGGGAGTTGGGCTTTAAAAGAATCTTTGTGCAAGTAGATAATTTGTAAGTAGTTCGAGCAATTACTTCTTCTGGTTTACACCCATGTCAAAATTCCAATCTAATCAATGCAATACGTAGCTTGATGGAATGGGAATGGGAGGTTGTCATTAAGCATATCTACAGAGAAGGAAATTGCCTAGCTGATTTTATGGTGAACTTAGGCTTTTCGCTCACTGgatttactctatttttaattCTCCTCCTTTCAAAGCAAGTGATCTTATGATGTATGACATGTTGAGTGTTAGCTTCCCTCGATTAATTAGAGTATAAagagtttattttttcaaaaaaaataatattatattgtaaattatcttaatacattatttatttttgacatgacagattttttttaaggaaaaaaattttattaattaaattctaattAGACAGGAAAAACATATCCTCAACATATCGTTTATCAGAAAGTTCCTAATATTGAGTGGAGGAATATCATAGAATACATAATCATCTTCTATATCAAAACCCCTGTTAGCCATATAATTGGCTAGGGTATGTCCTTCCCTAAAAATACGTTGCATTCTAACATCCCATTGATGCTGAAATAGTTGTTGAATGGCTTGAATAAGATCGGAGTTAAAACATGGACGACAATTAGATGAAGTGATGGTCCGCAAAGCTAATTTGCTATCCACTTGTAGCTCGATTTTCTGATAACCCCTTTTGTTAAAACCTTTGAATAATCAAAGGATGAAGATGATAAACACGGGAGAGAATAGtcaagagagaagagagagaaaaaatattctttactCAAAAAAATGGCTTCTCCATTACGTTGCATTTTTAACAACCAATATATGCTGTTCAAGGAGAGAGAAcatgaaaaaatgaaatagcAAACCAGATGAAGCCATCTGGCATTACAAAGATTGAGTGTGCTGGAATGAAAAACTTCCTGGCACAATGACTCGTACACTACCAATACGACACAGCTTCACTAATTCAAGCAGCCAAATTTGACTTTTCAACcaacataaaataaacaataaaaaaacaaacaaataaaattgaatctgacatctttttcttcttccttttgagCTTCAAACTCGTGAAATCAGCATTAGCTCTTCCTCTGCAGTAGCTTTATTTGCATATAAAAAAACCATCAATATACAACACACCTCCTTGGTGTTTGAACTGCAAATCCCCAACTCAGATCTCAAAAACATGAACTGATCCTTACTTAGACTTTTAGTAAAGATATTTGCTAACTGCAGTGTAGTGCCATAGTGTTGAATATCAACTTCTTCATCTTTCACAGCTTCTCGGATTGCATGAAACTTCACTTTGATGTGTTTTGTCCTGTCATACTACACAGTGTTTTTAGCAATTGAAATAGCAGATTTGTTGTCAATGAATAGCAGTGTACCCTTCTCATAGTTATAGCCCAGATCATGAAAGACTTTTCTCAaccaaatcacatgatttgtAGCAGTAGCAATATATTCTGCTTTTGCTGAAGATTGAGCCACCACTTCCTGCTTTTTTGAATTCCAACTAAAAACTGCACTGCCAAGTGAAAAACAATAACCAGATGTGCTTTTAAAATCATCAAGACTTCCTGCCCAGTCACTGTCACAATATCTCATAAGAAcaaagcttttcttcttctcaaaCTTCAAGCCTAAATCTACTGTTCCTTTAATGTACCTCAAAACTCTCTTAGTTGCTGCAAAGTGAGTTTGTGAGGGACTTTGCATAAATCGAGACAGCAAGCTAGCAGAGAACATGATATCTGGTCTTGAAGCAGTTAAATAAAGTAGACTTTCAATGATGCTTTTGCACATTAAGCTTTCTGCATTTAGGGTACCATCATCCTTGGTTAATCTATAGTTTGAAGCTAAAGGAGTATCCACAGCTTTACATTTCTCCATGTTAAACTTCTTCAGAATTTCATTTGCATATTTACTTTGATGTATGCAAATATAATCTGACCTTTGAATGAATTGTAACCCCAAAAAATAGTGCATCTCTCCCAAGTTAGTCACTTCAAATTCTTTCATCAACTTGTTCTTAAAATCACTTAAGGAACTAACATTTGAACCAGTAAGCAAtaaatcatcaacatataGAGAGAGAATTACCTTGATTGAAGTTGTAGGGCTGCTCACATACAGTGTAACTTTTGAGCGGAAGCCTAAAATTCGGGGGTCCAAGAGTTTTATAAAACGTTCTTGGTGGAAAAAAATGTGAATGAAAAATCTCATTTAGCTGAATTAGATCCATGAATCTAAGGGATATCATTTACCACTAACTTATAGTGAGATAGATTGAAAGATATCAGGTAATTTATGATAACTCTAATAccatatttaaaataaaattttgtattgGATAATTTATACAATCATCTTAATATCGATAATCAagctattaaaaattatcaaaaaaaaaaaagaaattcatgTTTAGAATTGTCCTAACTCGTAAGAAATCTAGTTTTGTTGCGGACCATGTCTTCAATCTCGATGGTAAATCCATTTAGATTTTTGTTAGAGTTCTTCTAGGTAACCTTGATGTTAAATCGGCAATCcaatcaagaagaagaaagatatcGGTGCTTTGTTTCCTGATATAAATACGAATTCTTTCAATAATTCAATAACTTTCCAAAGTCAACATGTTCATTATTTTTCAACTGCCACTCATCGTCAGGCTGTTTTCAATATTTATATACTTCGCATGAATGCCTCAATTTAGAGGTAACGCATTTTCAAAtcgttttctctctttaatctttatttatttggtCAATTTGTAAACATAATActacataaatttttttgccttaaaaatattgtaaaagcatatttccctttctcccatatataaaattcattaatttatcatcttgGGTCCATATTTGTTAACGTCCATGCTATGATAGGGCTTCATCCATTAACATTAGATATTTTCATATAGCATATCAATCAACATTtaatttaaccaaaattttaagcGTTGATTTGTTTTTCCACATGTTAATagtactttctttttttttgttccatAAACTCAAAAAAGAAAGCTTTGCGTTAACATCTTCCAAtcaacttgatttttttttttttttgcattgaATGATGACAATTTGAGGTTATATTAAAATTGtgatatacaaaatattcagCGTTTTTCCCCTGCGTGAtgaattattattcttttaaaaaattgaaatttaagattttaattcagattttcttatacttaaaaaaaagaaaattaagactATTGACAATATCAATATatctataataaaaatataaaattcacAGATGATatccttttatttattaaaattaattgaatcattgataaaattttaattatcttttatctACTCGAGtgtatatgtgtgtgtgtatatatatatatatatatatatatatgttagaagattttaaaaattgacaaTGGTTAATTCAGTTGTCTTTCTGCAAAAGCAGTAGATGTTGTTGTGGCTGTTCTTGCGGCCAAGCGTCCATATGCATGAATCATGCATCTTGCTTTGCTTCCTTCATCCaaaagaataaatgaatgaaagaaagaaaaaaatcatcaaaaaattaaGAGGATCCTACATGGAGAAAGCTTCACCTTTGACATATGAAGAGTTGATTAATAGCAGGTTGTGCCTgctagaaaaggaaaagaaatgaaagggGAAATTAAATCTGGTAGGAAATGTATACTATGTATAGTGCTCCTATTTTTTGTTTGGTATAAAGGAATCACTAGAGAACAAGAGAAATTAAACCTATGTTTAATTTCGCTAAACTCGTGCTGATCCGCAAGCATAACCTGCTTTGGGTCGGATTTGTTATAAGCTCGGAGCTCAGTCTGAAATCTATTATTTCATtgagtaaataattaataaatatttatattatcgACTCAATGATCCTGTAAGTTGTTAGAGTACAGGAAAAGCAAAAAGTAAAAGCaataatttaaatactttCAACAAATGTTTGCtttgatatataattttgatagaTTTGTTAATTGTTTATATAGCACATAAACAAGTCCATTGCACGTAAATATGTGTtattaataacattttttataatattttgaaGTATAATtgtaagtttttattttttttaatataaataattcaataatagaaaattcaagaagcatacatagaataaaattaaaattttattatcgTCACATTTGCCTCTCAAAATATAGGAGAAAGAGCATAAATCACATGAAGAAGCCAATGATGTTAAAACGTCTATCTAACTATTGTTAGAAAATGAGTTTTGTTTGTACATGGAGATGTTTTTCATTGTTTAAGTGGACTCCTATTGCAGGGAAGAAGATAATCACGTGTAAATCTGTCACGAGATTCATTAGTCGATGCGACACCATTTTTAATGTTACaagttaatatataaaatgtaTCTCTTTAAAAGAGAATACATTCATTGATTGTATTTGGGTCAAAATGGTACTTTAAATCTCATGTTTCATTTTCCTATTGGtttatattgttaattttttgtcaaggattttctcttttcctatTGGTTTagattgttaaatttttatcaacaGTTTTCTCTTTATAACTATATGATAACCAATTATTATCTTCTGAAAAAAACAGATTTATGATGAACATagatattatgttatttttagcttcactttcctttctcattatctctttatcaaaatttctGATTTGTtattaacataataaatttatcaaaaagcaaaatttatcAACTATTCTCTTTCCTATTAGCTTCTGTAATGGTCTGTTTTGAATCTGCTTCAATTGCTAACTTGTGAAGCCCGACGATGCCATTTGAATTCCAATTCTCAAAGGCAAATAATTCAGCAGTTGAAGCCCCAAACAAAGAAGGCTGACATGTAACTGCACTAAACATCACCTCACCAAAATGGTCGTGGGCCATCACTCTTAACCTGGCATATAACTGAAGCAGAATATCCACACTGATTTACAATACCCTCCGTTTGCAGAGTCCACATTGTTTTCTTCCTAGTCTTTTTCTGTGCTGCAGCTCTAGTTCCATGTGCTGTAAAATGTAATCTTGCAGCCATAAGAATGCACATACACTAGCTTTATCAATGGTAAACATTTTCCTCCATGCAAACAATTGTTCCTATTCGTCCGGATCGTCCAAAGCAATAAGTAAAATGAAGTCAAATCACTTACTAATCTGAACATTGCTCTAAAATGTTTTATCAGGAAACACTGCTTGCCATAACTGTCTACGAACGAAGTCTCATAATGAGAACCACATGCACAACATAGAGTAGTCGATCTGTAGCTCCATACCACATCTCTCTAATGCATCCCGCGTGGTCAAATTATTACACAGTGAGCGCCATTATAATACAGTTTGACTTTGAGAAGACTTGAGCATGCCATATATCCTGCCAACTAATTCCACTTATTGGTTTGCATCAGTTAAGCTTTTCGCTGAATGGTAAGCTGATCCGCAAGCACGACCTTCCTTGGGGTGTGCACTTGTTCAGCTCCATCAcctcaatcaaaatttattattttattttgagttagaGAAAAAGGATTTGAATCTTGTAAGAGATCAAATGTTCAAatgttaaatttattatttgattaaataaataattattactaATTCATATATCAACTCAATAATGATATAAGTTTATGTAACATAATAGTCTACCACATAAAGTGcaaatttgaaataataatttaaattttttacaacAAATGTTTTGCTcagagatttaattttaatagattTATTTGTCAGATAGCACATTATCATGGGCATTACACATAAATATATGTGTTATTAATTACTCTctgttaaaatatttattttgaagtaTAAgtgagtttttatttttcaatgtaagtaattcaataataacaaaatcaaGAAGTAGACTtagaataaatataaaattttgttctccagaagaaaaagaaattaaaaaaattatgaataataGAAAATCACTTTGAATATAATTTATCTAACTTAATTGctaattttatattcataaggttttttatatataattttttacattgtataaataatttatttattattatatttcaaGTAAAATTTGATTTGCTTTATTGTAGTTTGGTAGATAAATTCAACTACCTAAATGGTTGACGCCGAGGCGTTGTAAAGACACTTGGACGTTGTGAAAGGCACAAATCGTGACGAGATTGAAAACCCCAATAAGGTGAATCATCAATTTTGGCAAAGTTGAAAACCCGactaaggtgaaaaatagcTAAAATCCCACTTTGACTGGCTAAGCCAAAGATATTAAAATCTCTTACTATTTAGAAAGAGCTTAGAGAAATAAGCACtcattcttaaaaaaatattatttattaactcttAACTCTGAATATCTCATAACTAAGCCTAAGGgtcctatttatagtattataggcCAAAATCGTAATAAAACTCTACTCTTAGTTGTCTAATACAActagaataattaataagaaatttaaataaaatagttgTTATATTCTTAAATAGAACATGACTAGCTTAAAATCCTAATACAaataaaggaagaattttaatatacCTATAATTCctaaatcaactaaaattaacaaaaattaaattaaataaaatataatccTAGACGCTCCTACGTCATTCTCCTCGAGTCATAAGAACTCGGCTCTGAAAAGTAGGCCTTAACATACTCCATGTTTGGATCCACATACTATCATAGTTCATACcaactatttgaataattCATCCATTGTTTTGAAGGttgtttttcatttatctCCGAGTTGTATTCGAATTTGATGATATCATTTCTTCAAATCGATCTTCAAAAACACTCTAGAGCCAATGAACATGTCATCCAATCGAGGGATAGGAAAATCATACTTAACTGTAGTCTTGTTAACAGCATGGTTGTCCACAAAGCTTCTCGATAAGTTTCCCGAACTTTGGTTAACCAATTTTGTTTGACCATATATGGGTGAAGATACTTCATTCTCCTTGGAGACTAATAAGAGACATAAATGGTTTGACTCACAATAAGCTTTGTTTAAGCCAGACATAGTGAGAAGTGTTTTATCTTcctcttgtctctttggtcgGTCTTCTAGCTTTAATGGAGTTAACATAATTTTTACTCCATCCTTAATGAAGGAATAAGTATTCTTGTATCCATCATGGTGAGCTTGACGATCATATTGCCATGGGCGTCCTAACAACAAGTGGCATGCGTCCATTATGATATAACATCACACCAGActtcattttcatatttatttccAATAGAGAATTGAACACAACAGTGCTTTGTTACCTTAACTTCGTTTCCTTTTCTCAGCCATTATAACTTGTACGGATGAAGATGTACTTCAGTTGGAAGTTTCAACTTTTCCACCATGTAGTTGACAATAACATTCTCACAGCTTCCACTATCAATAATGACATTACAAACCTTCCCTTGGGATATGCACCTTGTATGGAATATATTATGACAGAGCCAACTTTCATCTTCTGTCATCATAGCAGTGTTAAGGTTACGACATACAACAAGTTTTTCTCTATGGTCAGCAGAAACTTCTTCTATCTCTTCGTTGTTGAATATTTCTAACTCATCATCTACTTCTTCTAGGCTAGGTTCTTCCATGACTTCTTCTTCAACTAAAGAGATAATTCCTTGATTCGGACAATCAGAAGCAATATGTCCAAATCCTTGGCATTTGAAGCACTTTTTGTTGACATTAGAAGCACGAGTAGAAGTAGTCTCTTTATCGTTACTACTTGCAATTTTGGAAGAGTTTACCTTTGGAGGCGGAATGGTTACTGAACTCTGACTTCCATCGTTTGAGGTAGATTCTTGTTGTCTAGATGAACTCATTGACATTTTTCTTGATCGTTGTTTTGCAACCTTTAATGCTAATCTGATGACATCATTTAGGTTCCAATATGATTGTAGTTGAACAACATCTGCAATTTCAACATTGAGACCCCCAAGATAACGAGCTATAGTTTGTTCTTCAAGCTCATGGACATCGCACTTCATGAGAAGTTGTTCGAACTCCAGTGTATATTCTTCCACCGACATTATTTTTTGCCTCAAGttatgaaatttgataaaaatttcttgTCAATAATGTTCAGGAAGGAACTTACGCTTGAGTTCTCGACGCATCTTATCCCATATTCTGATCTTGTTGCGCCCTTCTCTTTCTCGTTGCCTTTTGAgattttttcatcaaatagaAGCATGcctcttcaatttaattgccACAAGTCTCACACGTTTTTCATCGAAAATAtctttgagtttgaaaactcTTTCCACTGTGTAGAGCCAGTCAAGAAAGTTATCAAGATGAAGTCTTCCTTCAAACTCAAGAATGTCGACTTTGATTCTCAAATCTCTGGTAGCAGCAGTTCTCAGGCAACGAATAGGTATTTCTTCATCAGAGGAcgaattttgatgaaatgggTTAGTGTCATTCTCTTCATCACTAGAGCTGTTATTATTGATTTCAGCATCACGCCTTGCGAGTTGCTCTTGTAATTCTTGAATTTGCTGACGTAGTTCTGCAATCTCAATCTCGTGATCATCTCTTTGACGATTTTGAGATCTTGGTGgcattttattgtatggtgatGACGATGTGGTggtgtaaagaaaaaaaatgatgatataactataaagcaataaataaaattacccGAACATGGAGTATAGAAACTCGACAGCAATCTTGAACTTATGCAACGAACAATGATCCTCTCGCTCTGATACCAAACTGACGTCGGAGCGTTGTAAAGACACTTGGGTGTTATGAAAGACACCAATCGTGGCGAGgttgaaaaccccactaaggtgaatcacCAATCTTGGCAAGATTAAAAATCCGactaaggtgaaaaataaccaaaatctCACTTTGGCTGGCTAAGCCAAAGATACTAAAACCTCTTACTCTTTAGCAAGAACCTAGAGAAATAAGCACTCCtactttaaaatatattatttattaactttCAACTCTAAATATCTCATAACTAAGCCTAAAGgtcctatttatagtattataggTTCAAATCCTAATAAAACTCTACTCCTAGTTGTCtaatacaattagaataattaataagatatttaaataaattaggTGTTCTATTCCTAAATAGAACATGACTAGCTTAAAATCCTAATACAAGtaaaggaagaattttaatatacCTATAATTCctaaatcaactaaaattaacaaaaattaaattaaattaaatataatccTAGATGCTCCTACGTCAATGGTTTTTAGCCAAAAGGAAGAAGTAAAATGAATTAAGGATCCTAACTCATTAAATCAGTCTACATATatgtttttcaaataaaaaaaatagagatgatatttcatgagtatgtttttttattacagTGAATTTAGGGGGAAAAAAAAGGTAACTTATTGAAAAGTGTCATTTGGAAATGCAAAACTTGTATCGATTGAAGAGCTTTTAAGATAATGTTGTTGTTGTGTTATCCATAGACGATAGATGTTAGTATTAGGTACACGCATTTCACAGGTTTCTACTTCTGGCGTTCACATTGCTAAGGATTAATTTGTGCAATAATTCTcgttaaattttaaataatgttgTCATATTAATCACAAACATATACCAATTAATCTTCAATATTAATTTGTTACTCCATCCGCAATTTGCACAGTACTCTTCACACTTTGAGCTAAAGCATGGCCACTGACTTCACTGAGCAAGGAACTAACCAAGGAAGTCAGATAAGTCACAGTCCAAAAATCATACAAAGAAAACCCTCTTGTGTTGAATTTTAGAttgactagaattctagatcTTATTTTATTAGGATTTTTATTTGTGTACAACATTAAGTAGTTGTAtggttttaaacttcttattccACATCGAGTCCTAATCACATTCTACTTTGCacttttatactataaaagtGAATCTCTAGGCTTTAAAATTGCAAGTAGTGTTTTGAGAGCTCTAGAGAGGTTATTGGGACCTTGTAACTCTGTCTTTTGCTCTAGGTGGAGCTAAAGTGGTTTGAGTGAGTGTTCTTGGGAGGTTATTGAGAAAGAGTGTGCGAGGGATCTTGGGTTAGTTTGGGGAACCATAGAGGTTaatttattgtactttaatttctcaataatagaaGAACAGTTTCACTCTGTGGAAGTAGGTAAATAAATGCTAAACCATgtaaattcttatgtttttctgtttgcttgatttctctgattttatctttgttgttttttgggcaatttttataataaactaGTATTAAAGCTTCGGGGTTCGATAAATTTAAGATTCAACAAAGATGTCGAAAGTTACtagttttatgaatttttcaattgagaaatttgataggAAGACTAGTTTCACACGTAGTGGCAGAGAATGATGAAAGATTTCGTTGTGCAGCAAGGTTTAATACGCCCCTTGCTAGGAAATGAGGAAGGGTAACCAGATGACATGAAGGATGTTGAATGGGTAGAGTTGGAGTAAAGGTATGTGAGCACTATTCGGctttaaattggagataatgTGTTTAACCATGTTATTGATGAGGATTCTGCTCCAAGGTTGTGGGCAAAGTTAGAGAAGATTTACTTGACGAAAAGTCTTTCCAACAAGTTGCAACTTAGGTGAAAGTTGTATCGCTTAAAGATAAAGGAGAATGGAGACCTCatgaagcatatgaatgaATTCGATAGGATCATTGATCAGTTGAAGAAGGTTGATGTGAAAGTGGAGGAAGAGGAAAAGGCACTGTTGTTCCTGGCTTCACTTCTAAACTCCTATGAGGTATTTGTGGAATCTCTTATGTGTGGGATGGATACAATAACGTTAGAACAAGCACAAGCAACGTTAATGTCTCGCGAAGCCCTAAAGAAAAGTAAGAAAGGGGATAGAGATCCAAGTGGCTTGGCATTAGTAACTGAGGTTCGTAGGAGAAAGTCAACCAGTATGAGATTATCCAACAATGTTCAG
Protein-coding sequences here:
- the LOC18613378 gene encoding uncharacterized mitochondrial protein AtMg00810 is translated as MEKCKAVDTPLASNYRLTKDDGTLNAESLMCKSIIESLLYLTASRPDIMFSASLLSRFMQSPSQTHFAATKRVLRYIKGTVDLGLKFEKKKSFVLMRYCDSDWAGSLDDFKSTSGYCFSLGSAVFSWNSKKQEVVAQSSAKAEYIATATNHVIWLRKVFHDLGYNYEKGTLLFIDNKSAISIAKNTV